In the genome of Grus americana isolate bGruAme1 chromosome 16, bGruAme1.mat, whole genome shotgun sequence, one region contains:
- the RPLP0 gene encoding 60S acidic ribosomal protein P0 produces MPREDRATWKSNYFMKIIQLLDDYPKCFIVGADNVGSKQMQQIRMSLRGKAVVLMGKNTMMRKAIRGHLENNPALEKLLPHIRGNVGFVFTKEDLTEIRDMLLANKVPAAARAGAIAPCDVTVPAQNTGLGPEKTSFFQALGITTKISRGTIEILSDVQLIKTGDKVGASEATLLNMLNISPFSFGLVIQQVFDNGSIYNPEVLDITEETLHKRFLEGVRNVASVCLQIGYPTIASVPHSIVNGYKRVLAVAVETDYTFPLAEKVKAFLADPSAFVAAVPVVAETAAPATAAAAAPAKEAAKEESEESDEDMGFGLFD; encoded by the exons ATGCCCAGGGAAGACAGGGCTACGTGGAAGTCCAACTACTTTATGAAAATCATC CAACTCCTGGATGATTACCCAAAATGTTTCATTGTGGGAGCAGACAACGTGGGATCCAAGCAAATGCAGCAAATCCGCATGTCCCTGCGTGGGAAGGCTGTAGTGCTGATGGGGAAGAATACTATGATGCGCAAAGCTATTCGTGGTCATCTGGAGAATAACCCTGCCTTAGAAAA GCTGCTGCCTCACATCCGTGGGAATGTGGGCTTTGTCTTCACCAAGGAGGATCTGACTGAGATCCGAGACATGCTGCTGGCTAACAAG gtGCCAGCTGCTGCCCGTGCCGGTGCTATTGCTCCTTGCGATGTGACTGTGCCGGCCCAGAACACCGGTCTTGGACCTGAGAAGACCTCCTTTTTCCAAGCCTTGGGCATCACCACGAAGATTTCCAGAGGAACCATTGAAATTCTG AGCGATGTGCAGCTCATCAAGACCGGAGACAAAGTGGGCGCCAGCGAAGCCACCCTGCTGAACATGCTGAACATCTCCCCCTTCTCTTTCGGGTTGGTGATCCAGCAGGTCTTTGACAATGGCAGCATTTACAATCCCGAAGTGCTGGACATCACCGAGGAGACCTTGCACAAGCGCTTCCTGGAG GGTGTTCGTAACGTTGCCAGCGTCTGTCTGCAAATTGGGTACCCAACCATTGCTTCTGTGCCCCACTCCATCGTCAACGGGTACAAGCGGGTCCTTGCCGTGGCAGTGGAGACCGACTACACCTTCCCGCTGGCTGAAAAG GTGAAGGCCTTCCTGGCAGACCCCTCTGCTTTTGTGGCGGCCGTCCCTGTGGTAGCTGAAACAGCTGCACCCGCCACCGCCGCTGCCGCTGCTCCGGCGAAAGAGGCCGCGAAGGAGGAATCGGAGGAGTCTGATGAGGACATGGGCTTCGGGCTCTTTGACTAA